One stretch of Paraburkholderia fungorum DNA includes these proteins:
- a CDS encoding acyltransferase family protein translates to MSDSALDAAGSSLPLSPPRSTSAVRAHSDVRAESAGKEHVIDAMRGFAALLVAYFHCRQVAWVGMQAFHQSVGHSLSLGALAAYLTFPIAWGSAGVPIFFVISGYCIHRGGALRLAANPAYRLDTGNFWVRRFARIYPVLLAALVLTFALDWFSLQLPPVSHKIREIGLQSFLVNLFSLQGVAGKTYGSNGALWTLSLEVQFYAIYPLLFALRRRIGMTSVLAIVAVVNVVSAYVLERHDIQFFTSYWFSWTLGAWIADARTRRAPEARSSIWLYVLAAAFIVLGCVAFHFGQYGAFQLWALGFAFYLYKALERPSGTRRETFGTRLLSRFGDFSFSLYLIHLPIFVLLSSLLFRSSLQMSIWPSFAYMLVAVPVAYVFYRLVELPAMKWSASFKPKAAKKAA, encoded by the coding sequence ATGAGCGACTCAGCACTGGATGCCGCCGGCTCATCCCTGCCCCTCTCTCCACCCCGTAGCACGAGCGCAGTGCGCGCCCACAGCGACGTGCGCGCGGAGAGCGCCGGCAAGGAGCACGTGATCGATGCCATGCGCGGTTTCGCCGCGCTACTGGTCGCGTATTTTCATTGCCGCCAGGTTGCGTGGGTCGGCATGCAGGCGTTTCATCAGAGCGTCGGCCATTCGCTGAGCCTCGGCGCCCTTGCTGCCTATCTGACGTTTCCGATTGCATGGGGCTCGGCGGGTGTGCCGATTTTCTTCGTGATTAGCGGCTATTGCATTCACCGTGGCGGTGCGTTGCGTCTCGCCGCCAATCCGGCTTACCGGCTCGATACCGGCAATTTCTGGGTGCGCCGCTTTGCGCGCATCTATCCGGTGCTGCTCGCGGCGCTGGTGCTGACTTTTGCGCTCGACTGGTTCAGTCTGCAGTTGCCGCCTGTCAGTCACAAGATTCGCGAGATCGGCTTGCAGTCGTTTCTCGTCAATCTGTTTTCGCTGCAAGGCGTGGCGGGTAAAACGTATGGATCGAACGGCGCGCTCTGGACGCTTTCGCTCGAAGTGCAGTTCTACGCGATCTATCCGCTGCTATTCGCATTGCGCCGACGCATCGGCATGACCTCGGTGCTGGCGATCGTCGCCGTCGTCAATGTCGTGTCCGCCTACGTGCTGGAACGCCACGACATCCAGTTCTTCACGTCGTACTGGTTTTCGTGGACACTGGGTGCATGGATCGCCGACGCCCGAACCCGCCGCGCGCCGGAAGCCCGTTCGTCGATCTGGCTCTACGTGCTGGCCGCGGCTTTTATCGTGCTCGGCTGCGTCGCGTTCCATTTCGGCCAGTACGGTGCGTTCCAGTTGTGGGCGCTCGGTTTCGCGTTCTATCTCTACAAGGCGCTCGAGCGGCCCAGCGGCACCCGGCGCGAAACGTTCGGCACGCGCCTGCTGTCGCGTTTCGGCGATTTCAGCTTCTCGCTGTACCTGATCCATCTGCCGATATTCGTCTTGCTGTCGTCGCTGCTGTTCCGCTCGTCGCTGCAGATGTCGATCTGGCCGTCGTTCGCCTACATGCTGGTGGCTGTGCCGGTTGCCTACGTGTTCTACCGGCTGGTGGAGTTGCCGGCGATGAAGTGGTCGGCCAGTTTCAAACCGAAGGCCGCGAAGAAAGCGGCCTGA
- the galU gene encoding UTP--glucose-1-phosphate uridylyltransferase GalU yields MLKVTKAVFPVAGLGTRFLPATKASPKEMLPIVDKPLIQYAVEEAIAAGITEMIFVTGRSKRAIEDHFDKSYEIEAELEARNKQKLLDLVRSIKPANVDCFYVRQAEALGLGHAVLCAEKLVGDSPFAVILADDLLHSSKPVMSQLVDTFNHYHSSVIGVETIAREESRSYGVVDGREWEDNVIKMSGIVEKPSPENAPSNLGVVGRYVLMPTIFKHIRALKPGAGGELQLTDAVQSLLTEEQVLAYRYFGTRFDCGSKLGYLKATVEFALRHPEVKADFEAYLQAYMQNNALVNESAQYTAEAA; encoded by the coding sequence ATGCTGAAAGTCACCAAAGCCGTGTTTCCCGTAGCGGGCCTCGGGACACGATTCCTGCCGGCTACCAAAGCAAGTCCGAAGGAAATGCTGCCGATCGTCGACAAGCCGCTGATTCAATACGCGGTTGAAGAGGCGATTGCCGCCGGCATCACTGAGATGATTTTCGTGACGGGCCGCAGCAAGCGCGCGATCGAAGATCATTTCGACAAGTCGTACGAGATCGAAGCCGAACTCGAAGCACGCAACAAGCAGAAGCTGCTGGATCTGGTTCGCAGCATCAAACCGGCCAACGTCGACTGTTTCTACGTGCGTCAGGCCGAAGCGCTCGGTCTGGGCCATGCCGTGCTGTGTGCCGAAAAGCTGGTCGGCGACAGCCCGTTCGCCGTGATTCTCGCCGACGATCTGCTGCATAGCTCGAAGCCGGTGATGAGCCAGCTGGTCGATACGTTCAACCACTATCACAGCTCGGTGATCGGCGTCGAAACCATTGCTCGCGAAGAGAGCCGCTCGTACGGCGTCGTCGATGGCCGCGAATGGGAAGACAACGTGATCAAGATGTCGGGCATCGTCGAGAAGCCGTCGCCGGAAAATGCACCGTCGAATCTCGGTGTGGTCGGCCGCTATGTGCTGATGCCGACTATCTTCAAACATATCCGCGCGTTGAAGCCGGGCGCGGGCGGCGAACTGCAATTGACCGATGCAGTGCAATCGCTGCTCACCGAAGAACAGGTGCTGGCGTATCGCTATTTCGGCACGCGTTTCGATTGCGGCAGCAAGCTCGGGTATCTGAAGGCGACGGTGGAATTCGCGCTGCGTCACCCGGAAGTCAAGGCGGATTTCGAGGCTTATTTGCAGGCATATATGCAGAATAATGCGCTGGTGAACGAGTCTGCCCAGTACACGGCCGAAGCCGCTTGA